The following are encoded together in the Serratia sp. UGAL515B_01 genome:
- the prmC gene encoding peptide chain release factor N(5)-glutamine methyltransferase, with the protein MDYQTWLKQAASRLSQSESGKRDAEILLGYVTGRTRTFLMGFGETLLTQRQIEQLDVLLARRECGEPVAYLVGEREFWSLPLSVSPATLIPRPDTECLVELALARLPGISSAILDLGTGTGAIALALASERPDCQVIGIDLQADAVALARHNAQKLAIGNAQFKLGDWFTPVVGQKFTMIVSNPPYIDQVDLHLEQGDVRFEPGSALVAAESGLADLTTIVQQAPDFLLPQGWLLLEHGWQQGENVRKLLNEAGFNAVETHRDYGGNERVTLGQKSQ; encoded by the coding sequence ATGGATTATCAAACCTGGCTGAAACAAGCTGCATCACGCCTTTCACAAAGTGAAAGTGGCAAACGTGATGCAGAGATCCTGCTGGGATACGTCACTGGCCGTACCCGAACTTTCCTGATGGGTTTTGGTGAGACTCTCCTGACACAAAGACAAATAGAACAACTCGATGTTCTGCTGGCTCGCCGTGAGTGCGGTGAGCCTGTGGCTTATTTGGTGGGGGAGCGTGAATTCTGGTCCCTTCCGTTGTCGGTTTCTCCTGCTACTTTGATCCCTCGTCCAGATACTGAATGCTTGGTGGAGCTGGCTCTAGCCCGCTTGCCTGGTATCTCCAGTGCCATTCTGGATCTTGGTACCGGTACCGGTGCGATTGCCTTGGCATTGGCCAGTGAACGGCCTGATTGCCAGGTGATAGGTATTGATCTGCAAGCTGATGCTGTTGCATTGGCTCGTCATAATGCGCAGAAATTGGCAATTGGCAATGCTCAATTCAAGCTAGGGGACTGGTTTACGCCCGTTGTCGGGCAAAAATTCACAATGATTGTCAGCAATCCTCCCTATATCGATCAAGTGGACCTTCATTTGGAGCAGGGAGATGTACGGTTTGAACCCGGTAGTGCATTGGTTGCTGCTGAGAGCGGGTTGGCCGATTTGACGACAATAGTGCAACAGGCACCTGATTTTTTACTGCCTCAAGGTTGGTTGCTGCTTGAGCATGGCTGGCAACAAGGTGAGAATGTGCGAAAGCTGTTGAATGAAGCAGGATTTAACGCGGTTGAAACCCACCGAGACTATGGTGGAAACGAACGTGTAACGCTGGGCCAAAAATCGCAATAA
- a CDS encoding SirB2 family protein, giving the protein MAAYMALKHLHLLTVSISITLLIVRFFWKWRDSPMMHKRWVKITPHVNDTVLLVSGAALVVMLKLYPLLGMNSWLTEKLFGVIIYILLGYIALGKKTRNWATRTLAFVLALGCLYLIIRLAMTKIPFLMGYL; this is encoded by the coding sequence ATGGCCGCTTATATGGCACTAAAACACCTCCATCTGTTGACGGTTTCCATCAGTATTACATTACTTATAGTGCGTTTCTTCTGGAAGTGGCGTGACTCGCCAATGATGCACAAACGTTGGGTCAAGATAACTCCGCACGTTAATGATACCGTGTTGTTGGTCAGTGGTGCGGCCTTGGTGGTGATGCTCAAACTTTATCCACTCCTAGGTATGAACTCTTGGCTGACCGAGAAATTGTTTGGCGTTATCATCTATATCCTGCTGGGCTATATCGCATTGGGCAAAAAAACGCGAAACTGGGCTACACGTACCTTGGCATTTGTATTGGCTCTGGGTTGCCTGTATCTGATAATTAGACTTGCCATGACGAAAATACCGTTTTTGATGGGATACTTATGA
- the prfA gene encoding peptide chain release factor 1 yields the protein MKSSIVAKLEALQERHEEVQALLGDAGVIADQDRFRALSREYAQLSDVSRCFLEWRRVQEDIATAEMMLDDPEMREMAQEELKESKAATEELEQQLQVLLLPKDPDDERGCFLEVRAGTGGDEAAIFAGDLFRMYSRYAEARRWRVEIMSANEGEHGGYKEVIAKVSGEGVYGQLKFESGGHRVQRVPETESQGRIHTSACTVAVMPEVPEAEMPDINPGDLKIDTFRSSGAGGQHVNTTDSAIRITHLPTGIVVECQDERSQHKNKAKAMSVLGARIRAAEMAKRQQEEASTRRNLLGSGDRSDRNRTYNFPQGRVTDHRINLTLYRLDEVMEGKLDMLIQPIVQEYQADQLAALSAELE from the coding sequence ATGAAGTCTTCTATTGTTGCCAAACTGGAAGCGTTACAAGAGCGCCATGAGGAAGTTCAGGCGTTACTCGGCGACGCTGGTGTTATTGCCGATCAGGATCGGTTTCGCGCTTTGTCGCGCGAATATGCTCAGTTGTCAGATGTTAGTCGCTGTTTTCTGGAATGGCGTCGAGTTCAGGAAGACATTGCGACAGCCGAAATGATGTTGGATGACCCCGAAATGCGTGAAATGGCGCAAGAAGAGCTTAAAGAGTCCAAAGCGGCGACAGAAGAACTGGAACAACAACTGCAAGTCTTGCTGCTGCCAAAGGACCCTGACGATGAGCGTGGCTGCTTCCTGGAGGTGCGGGCAGGAACCGGCGGTGATGAAGCGGCTATTTTCGCAGGTGATCTCTTTCGCATGTACAGCCGTTATGCAGAAGCGCGCCGTTGGCGCGTTGAGATAATGAGTGCCAACGAAGGCGAACACGGTGGTTACAAAGAGGTGATTGCCAAGGTTTCTGGTGAAGGTGTTTACGGTCAGCTGAAATTTGAATCTGGTGGGCACCGCGTGCAGCGCGTGCCGGAAACCGAATCTCAGGGGCGAATTCACACTTCGGCTTGCACAGTGGCTGTGATGCCGGAAGTGCCCGAAGCCGAAATGCCGGATATCAATCCGGGCGATCTTAAGATCGACACATTCCGTTCATCAGGGGCAGGTGGGCAGCACGTTAATACCACTGACTCAGCAATCCGCATCACCCACTTGCCTACGGGTATTGTCGTTGAGTGTCAGGATGAACGTTCGCAGCACAAGAATAAAGCCAAGGCGATGTCAGTTCTGGGGGCGCGTATCCGTGCCGCTGAGATGGCGAAGCGGCAACAGGAAGAGGCCTCTACGCGCCGTAACCTGTTAGGTAGTGGTGACCGTTCTGACCGTAATCGCACCTATAATTTCCCGCAAGGGCGGGTTACCGATCACCGGATAAACCTGACGCTTTATCGTTTGGACGAAGTAATGGAAGGGAAATTGGATATGTTGATCCAACCCATTGTGCAGGAATACCAGGCCGACCAGTTGGCGGCGCTGTCTGCAGAGCTTGAGTAA